The DNA window CACGCGGTGCTCAACGACACAGGCTACGACTGCTCCGGGGCGGTCTCCTACGTCCTCCGGGAGGCGGGGCTGATGCAGGGTCAGATGCCTTCCAGCGGATTCTTCAACTACGGCGAACGTGGCGAAGGTAAATGGATCACCGTTTATGTCCGGAAGGGACACGTCTTCATGACGATCGCCGGCCTGCGGCTCGACACTGGCTGGGGATCCAACCGCAGCGGTCCGCGCTGGCTCACCAAGACGCGTCCCGGCAAGGGCCACGTGATGCGCCACCCGCGGGGGCTATAGGAGAGCGGACACTCCTGTCCGCTTTGGAGGCGGAGTTCAGACCGGCGTGTCAGATTTCCACTCGACCGATTCCAGCGAGGGCAGCACCCGGTCGGCTTCCGAGAAATCGATGCATGCGGTCGTGCGGTTTGGAACCGCCCACACCGTCAGGCCCGCTTCCTTCGCCGAGTGCACCCCGTTCAGCGAGTCTTCGATCGCCAGGCAGCTCGTGCCGTCCTTGCCGAGTTGTCGGAGCGCTTCCAGCCACAGGTCCGGGGCGGGCTTGATGCGCGGGGCGTCGCCGCGGCACACCACCGCGTTGAAGTACGGTGCCAGCCGTAGCTTTTCCAGCCAGCCGTCGACCCACGCGTGGTTCGAGCTCGAAACGACCGCAAGGGGTGTGCCGGCGGTTTGCAGCCGGTCGAGCAGCGCAACGACCCCCGGCATCGGTCCGGACTTTTCCAGATCCGCCCGGATCTCGACCTGCCGGTCGGCATCCAGCTGGTGCCAGTCGAAGCTGCGGCCGGTGAGGTCCTCGAGATGGGTCTTGGGCGACCAGGTGTCGAAGTCGGATCCGACGCAGCGGGTGTAGGTTTCGAGCGGCAGGTCGTGGTCGTGGGCCCGGAAGGTCCGCTGCCAGGCCTCGTAGATCGCCCATTCGGTGTCGACCAGGATTCCGTCGAAGTCGAAGAGCACGGCGTCGAAGTTCACGGCCCCGGCATGGGGCGGGTGTCCGTTTCGCGCAAGGACGAAGCTTGCGCCCGTGCCCGGGTTTTCCATCTTCGGGGCGTGAGCGAGCCCGACCGGATGAAATACAGGATCCTCGGCGAGGACCAGCAGAGCGACGAGGAGAAGATCGCCAAGTACACCGGCGAGGTCGCGTGGTCTTACCTGAAACCCCACTGCGAGCGGGGCGTGTTGATCTGGGTCGATCCCGAGCTCGACCTCAAGACGGTTGCGAAGGCCTTCATCGACGACCAGAGCGAGCAGGTCGCCAACTGGCTGGGGAATGGCGACCTGGTCAAGACCGGCGAGTTGCACGCCGCCCAGTGGGAGGGGGGCGACGAGCTCTTCACCGCGGTGGTGGTGACGCCCTTCGTGCTGATGCAGCAGCTCGGTGGCTAGCCTCCGAAACGTCGTTCGATGGCCTCGAGCTCGTCCCGGTAGTGACTGTGAACCAGTAGCTTCGCTTTCTTTTGCGGAGCACGGATGACGAGGACGAGATCCGCTCCGGCGCAGCTCCGGACTTCGACCGCGCCCCGTTCGGTCAACGGAACGGTGAAGCTGTGTTTGCGCGCGACCAGTTCGGCGAGGGGGAGGTATTCGATCTCACGCTCGGCTTCGGCGAGGCTCTCCTCGAGTTTGCGCTCCATCTTCGAGATCATCACGCCCGCCAGCTTGTCGGCGATCGGGTCACGGCTCTTCACTTTGGGCCCCATCGCCCGTCCGAGGTGGATCACATGGAGACCTTGGTCATCGCAGACGAGCCGGAAAGTCTTGGCGCTGGCGATCAGCCCCGGCCGGGTTTTGGTCCGGGGAACGACAATGGTGCTGGTGGAAGTCGCGTTCATCGGAAGGGGATAAACCGGAGCGGTCCGATGGATTCGCGAAAAGGTAGGGACGAGCGCCCACGCTCGTCCGTGGCCCGAAGCGGGCTGCGGGCCGTCCCGTTCCTTCGCGGTCGACCGAGGGCGGTCGACCCGACCTCTCTCAAGACCCCTGCAGGATCTGCAGCTTGTGGCGGACCTGGGCGCCCGCTTCGGCAAGTACGGTCTGGAAGATCCGGAACGACTCGTCGGGCTGCAGGCGCTCCTTCGCGAGTTGGTGCAAGGCGGTCGAGCGGATCATCTGCAACCGCTTCTGGATGTCGACCAGTTCGTCCTTGCTCTGCGGTTTCAGCATCCCGTCGAGGATGCGGTTGAGCTCGAGATAGTACTCGTCGATCCGGTCCTTGCGCTGCTGCAGCAGCCATTTCCCACCGGCCCGGAACAGGCCGTAGCCGGCGACCCCCAGGGAGAAGAGCAGTCCGATGACCTCGGCGTAGCGGACGAGGAAGCCGGGTTCGTTGCGGGCGAAATACTGCGCCGCCCCGTCGTGGAGCGGGAACTGGAGATTCGCGGTGTCGTCCATCGTTCCCATCATGGAGACTTCGCGGTCTCCGACCGTCAGCCGGCTGCGGTTCTCCGCCAGCATGCGGGTGATCCGTCGGGCGGCGGTGTCCGGCAGGTCGGCGCGGGCCGCCAGTACCGTCCGGATCGCCAGCGTGGGTATCGGAGCACTCGGAACACCGGGCTTTCCGTCATGGGGCATCGAGTAGGCGTGGACGGGGATCAGGTAGGGCTCGACGTAAGGGTAGTTGAGTCGAAATCCCTCGATTTCGCTGCCGGGACCGATGTCGCCGCCGATGCCAAGCAGTCTCACTCCACCACCGGCGACCAGCTGCTCGACGGCATCCGACTTCAGGCTCAGCACCATGAGGAGGCCGTCGATCTTTCCTTCGGCAAGGAGGTCGCGGGCTTCGGCAATCCGCATCGGCAGAATCTCGGTCCTGGACACATCCACCTCGAAGTGCCGGATCAGCTCCTCGACCACGCGGTGGCTGCCGCTGTCCGGCAGTCCCACCGCGATCTTTTTCTCCTCGATGTCTCCGGGACCGAGGATTCCCGAATCGTCCCGAACGAGAAAGTGGAGCACGTCCTTGTGGAGCGGGACGAGGGTCCGGATCCCATCGACGGCCACGGTGTCGTTCTGGATCAGGGCCAGATCGGCCTCGCCGGACTGCAGGCGCCGCGCGTTCTCGCCGCTGCCCGCGCTTTCGATCACCTCGATACCCTGCTCGCCATCGCCCACCGCCGTGCGGATGGCTTCAGCCAACGGCAGATACACGCCGCCGGGTTGGCCGGACGACAGCTGGAGGTTCCGGCCCGACTTCGAGGAAAAGGCGAGAAACACGACCAGGCAGACGACTGCCGCGGCAAAGCTGATCGTAAGGATGGCGTAGGGCCGGCGCAGGTCTTTGGAGTTCATGAATCTGGGGTTCTCCGGTCTGCGGAATTCTCACCAGACCGCGGAAACTGGCCAGTCGATTTCGACCTCCGGCCGATGAAGTCCGCTCTTCCGCCACCCCCTTCTTGCCCTACCGCACCGGTCTCGCCAAAGTGGGCCGCGCCCGATGTCCGATTCCTTCGTTCACCTCCACGTTCACACCGAATATTCGCTGCTCGACGGGATGAACCGGTGCAAGCAGCTCGCCAAGCGGGCCAAGGAGCTGGGGATGCCGGCGGTGGCGATGACCGACCACGGAAACCTGTTCGGGGCGGTCGAATTCTTCCAGGCCTGCGAGGCCGAGGGCGTGAAGCCGATCTTCGGCTGCGAGATCTACCTCGCGCCCGGAAAAATGGAGGACAAGAAGGACGTTCCGGGTCGCAAACGGGCGACCCACATGACGCTGCTCGCCGAGACCGACGAGGGCTGGACGAACCTCCAGAAGCTGGTGTCGAAGGGTCACCTCGAAGGACTTTACTACGGCAAGCCGCGGGTCGATCGCGACACCCTGCGCGAGTTCCACGAGGGCATCATCTGCCTGACCGGCTGCATCTCCGGGCCGGTCAACGAATGGCTGCTGGCAGGCGACGAGGCGAAGGCCCGCGAGACGCTCGAGGAACTCGTCGACATCTTCGGCAAGGACAATGTCTACGTCGAGATTCACGACCACGGCTTGGAGAAGCAGCGTGAGGTGATGCCGAAGCTGATCGCGCTGGCGAAAGAGTTCGGGCTCAAGCCGGTCGCGGCCAACGACGCCCACTTCCTGACCCGCGCCGACCACGAGGCGCACGATGTGATGATCTGCATCGGCACCGGACGCCTGCTGATCGATGAGAACCGCATGCGCTACCCGGAGGAGGTCTACTTCAAGACCGCCGAGGAGATGCGCGAGCTTTTCGCCGAGGTCCCGGGTGCCTGCGACGCCACGCTTGAGATCGCCGAGCGGTGCCGGGTCGAGATGAAACTCGATGCGACCAGCTCGGAGAAGTACCCGCAGTTCGAGTCGCCCGACGGCTCGCCGCGCGACGAGTACTTCCGGAAAGTCTGCTTCGACGGCCTCGTCGAGCGCTATGGCGAGGAGAAAGCGGCGGACCCGGAGCTGTGCAAGCGGCTGGATTACGAGATCGACACGATCAACCAGCTCGGATTCGCGTCGTACTTCCTGATCACCGCCGATTTCATCAACTGGGCCAAGGATCACGGCATCCCGGTCGGCCCCGGCCGTGGCTCGGCAGCGGGGTCATTGGTTGCCTACACGATGGGGATCACGGACATCTGCCCGATGCGCTTCGGGCTCCTGTTCGAACGATTCCTGAATCCCGAACGGGTGAGTCCTCCGGACGTCGACATCGACTTCTGCCAAACCAGGCGACCGGAGGTCATCGACTACGTCCGCCACAAGTACGGCGAGCGTAGTGTTTCCCACATCATCACTTACGGCACCCTCGGCGCGAAAAGCGTGATCCGCGACGTCGCGCGGGTAATGGGCATTTCCTACGGCGAGGCCGACCAGATCGCCAAGATGATCGAGGCCAAGCCCGGGGTGAAGCTGAAGGGCGAGTGGGACTCGAAGGCCGAGCTGCGGGAGCTGATCGAGAGTTCGTCGACCTACCAGGAGCTCTGGGATGCCGCTCTGAAGCTGGAGGGGCTGACCCGGAATGTCGGCGTCCACGCTGCCGGCGTGGTGATCGGCGACCGTCCGCTCGATGACCACGTGCCGCTCACGCGGGCGAGTGAAGGTGAGGTCGTGACCCAGTACGACATGGGCGCGATCACCGAGGTCGGGCTGCTGAAGATGGACTTCCTCGGGTTGAAGAACCTGACAGTGATCAAGGATGCGATCGCCCACATCCACGTCCACACCCCGGACTTCGACATCTACGAGATCCCGCTCGATGATTCCAAGACCTTCGAGATCCTCAACCGTGGGGAAACGATGGGCGTGTTCCAGCTGGAGTCCGGCGGCATGGTCGAGACCTGTCGGAAGTACGGCATCACGAAGATCGAGGACATCATCGACCTTCTCGCGCTCTACCGGCCGGGCGCGATGCAGTTCATCGACCAGATGATCGAGGTGAAGCGCGGCAAGCAGCCGTTCTACGAGCACCCGCTGCTCGAGGAGGTCTGCGGCGAGACCTACGGCGTCATGATCTACCAGGAGCAGGTGCAGAACGCCGCGAAGAAGCTGGCGGGCTACACGCTCGGCGGCGCCGACCTGCTGCGCCGCGCGATGGGCAAGAAGGACCCGGCGAAGATGGCGAAGGAGCGCGACAAGTTCGTCGCCGGCTGCCGCGAAACCAACGGCATCGACGAGAAACTCGCCAACGCGATCTTCGACAAGATCGCGATGTTCGCCGGCTACGGCTTCAACAAGTCGCACTCCGCCTGCTACGGCCACATTTCCTACTGGACCGCCTACCTGAAGGCGAACTTCCCGGTCGAGTTCATGGCCGGCCTGTTGTCGAACGAGATCAACAACACCGACAAGATCGGCGTCTTCGTGGCCGAGTGCCACCGGATGAAGATCGAGATCCTGCCGCCGGACCTCAACGAGTCGAAGCTGCGCTTCGCTCCGGAAGAGACTCCGAACGGTGCGATGGCGATCCGCTACGGGCTCGCCGCGATCAAGAATGTCGGCGAGGGCGCCATGGCGCAGGCGATCGCCGAGCGGGAAGCGAAAGGCAGGTTCGAGTCGCTCGAGGACTTCGCCAACCGGCTCGACTCGAAGGTGGTGAACAAGCGCATCCTTGAGAACCTGATCAAGGCCGGCGCCTTCGATTGGACCGGTGAGGGCAGGGCGCAGATGGTGTCGCGGCTCGAGCAGGTGTGCGCCAGCGCCTCGTCGCTCCAGCGCGACCGCGCGGCCGGTCAGGTTTCGATGTTCGACGCGATGGATTTCGGCGCGCCGCCCCCGTCCGCCGCGACCGCGGTCGAAGAGGTCGAGGAGTGGACCAAGGACGAGCGGCTCGTGATGGAGAAGGAACTCCTCGGCTTCTACGTCACCGGTCACCCGCTGGACAAATTCAGGGCGGTGCTCGATTCCGACCGCTACCAGAAGCTCGGACTCGTCGACGAGATCGAGGTCCGCAATCCGCGCGACCGTTTCCCCTTTGCAGGAATGGTGCGCAGTGTTGACGCCCGCCTGACCAAGACCGGAAAGCCGTTCGGCATCCTCGTCGTCGAGGACTTCACCGGCTCGCGGGAGATCATGGTCTGGGGCGAGAGTTACGTGCCGGCGCGCGACGCAGGGATCCTCGTGCCGGGCAAGGTGATCCGCTTCAAGGCCCAGATCCAGATCGACGACCGGACCGACTCCCGCCGTCTCACCGGCTCCGAGATCAACGAACTCAAGACACGCGGCAAGGGCAGCAACGGCAAATCGGTCGAACTCGCCCTGTGGACCGCCAGGCATTCCGAACAGGATCTGAAGGAGATCCGTGCTGTTCTGACCGAACACCCGGGCAAAACGCCGGTTTTGATCCACTTCCAGAATTCCGCGGGGAAACGGGCCACGGTCGAGCTCGGCGAGTCCTTCAAGGTCCGGCGCGGCGCGAAACTCGAGGCCGCGCTAGGACGCTGGCTCAATGAGTGACGGCGGAGTTGCCGTTTTCGTCTTGAGAGAGCCGGCAGGTTTTTTGCAGCGTGTCCGGTCGTAATTCGTCCGGCCGGAGTGGCGTTGGCACGGACTCCGCTCGCCGTTTCCTCCCCCGTCATGACCTCCCGTTTGCTCTTCCTGACTGTCGTATCCGCCGGACCCCTCGCTGGCGAGGTGATCGTGAATTCGGTCGACCTCCCGGATATTGTGGACGAGGTGCTGCTTCCCGACGAATACGAGGAGATGGGCTTTTACGAGCCCCACGCTCCGCCCGGGAAATACACGCCGGCGCAGATTTCCGCCGCGCTCGCGGCCGCCGGCCCTGATGGCAAAGGCTATCTCGAAAGCCGTACGGGACGGCGATTCGTGGGCGATGAACCGACGTCTTTCAGGACCGTGATCGATCCCGCGGGCGCGCTGGTTGGGGTCGACTACTCCGGTAACCCGCTGGATCTGCAGACCTGGACCTCGATTGGTCCCGACGTCACGGTGGACGTCAGTTCCCAAACCCGCCGCGAGCGTACGAGTCGGGACTTCGTGTTCCGTGAGTATGTGAAGGCCGACCCGCCGGGTCCCGGGAATGTCGATGTTTCGGTTTGGTCGACGCGGCTTCCGACGGACGTCGTCGATACCAATCCACAGACGCTTCGTTACAGTCCTGCGGCGGTTCCGGCTTTCATCCCGTCGTCAGTGGTTGCCGACGCGCTGAGCGGTGCGTCACCGGGTGACGTGGTTCCCCTCGTATCCGGCTACGAAGTCATTCCACTCGCCACCGATATCGGATCGGTGGAACGGGTGGTCGAGGCGTTCAACGCGCAATTTGGCGTCGACTTCATTGGAGATCCAAACAACTACCAGACTTGGATTGCGATCACGTCGAACACCATCCAGGTCAACGTTTTGCTGCGTCAGGAGGAGGGCCGGGCCTTTGTGGATCAGGCCCTCGACTACGAACTGGTGGTGCCGGATGCGACGGGTGAGGTGATCTTGAATCCGTTGACTCACCGTGTGGTGGAAGTCACCGACACCACGCGGAACTGGAGCAAAACGTATTCCCCGGCGGGGGTCGTGCCTCCCGAGGTCACTCCGGGCAATGCAGCGGTGCTCGCGGGGAAGCTTGGAACTGGCGAGGCGGGCATGGCTTTGCATGTGATCGAGGATGCGGTTGGTGACACCGAAGACGTCGAACAGGAGGACTTTGACGACCACGGTGCCCAGCAAGGCATCGATTACTCGGGAGACCCGCTGGATCCTGGCACGTGGACCGCGCTCACTTCGGATGACGTGGTTGTCGATTCCTTCGTCGAGCACACGGTCACCACCGAAAGGACGGCGAACCATGAGGTGCGAATGATCTACCGGGAGGCCTCCGATGATCCGGGGACCACGGGCCAGGTGTTCCTGATCGAGAACGACGTGGTCGGGCGTGATATCCTCCAGACGACCAGGAGCCACCTCAACGCCCCCCTTGACCCCGGGAATCTGCCGGAAGGAGTGACGGCGGAGGACGTGCGACGCGTGCTGATGTGGGGTGACCCCGGCGAATCGGTGGTGGTGGCGCGGCTGCGGGAGACACTGCCGGTCTCGGACTACACGACACCGCTTGCCGACATCGTCGATTCCAACGAGTGGGAATTCGGTGTCGACTTCACCGGAGACCCCGGAGATCCGCAAACGTGGGTGGCGACCGGCCCGGCGGACGTCTACATCGACATCTACCATCCGGTGACGCGGGTGAGGACCTTTGAGGAAAAGGTGACCAACTTGGTGGCCATCGTGCCGGCCGGTCTGCCCGCGCCCCTTTTGTCCGAGTTCTCGGTGATGCCCTCATCATTCGGGCGGGTCATGCGAGTCAGTTGGGATCCGCCGTATGGGATGGAGTTCGGGGTTGATGCCGGATCTTTGGAGAGTCTCGTTCCCGGCAACCATCTGTTCAAATCCTTGGGAGAACGCCTTCGGTTCGACCACCACGTCCCCGCAGGTCTCGACCGTTCGTTTCTCCGAGTCGTCCGTCGCTGACCTCGGGGGAATCCCCGATGTTGTTCATTTTGAATTGAACAATCGGCATCAAGGCTCTATTCGCGCTCTATGCCCGAAGTTCAGGAAGATGGCGCCACCCCGGTGGCGGGGCTGAGTTCCCTGGAGCGCCAGGTGGTCGACGTGTTCGTCGATGGCGTGCGCGTGCTCGGGCTTCCTGGTTCGGTGGGAGAAATTTACGGCCTGCTTTACGTCAGCAGGGCGCCGCTTTCGCTCGATGACCTGGTCCTGCGCTTGGGCATCAGCAAAGGTTCCGCGAGCCAAGGGTTGCGAACCCTCAAGGGGCTTGGTGCGGTGAAGGAGGCGGAAGTGGCAGGAGCCCGTCGGACGCATTACGAGGCGGCGGTCGATCTGAAGCGCCTCGTTGGCGGTTTCATCCGCGAGCAGGTGCGCCCGCACCTTGAAAGCGGCCAGCTGAAGGTGGGTCGGCTTCAGGAGGCGGTGGCGGCGGAGGATGACCGCGAGACCCGTGAATTCTACGATGAACGCGTCGCCAAGCTCGAAGGTTGGATGCGTCGCGGGAGGATGCTTCTTCCGCTGATGCAAAAGGTTTTGGGTCAATGAGTTCGGACGCCGACGAGGCGGGCTGGTACTGCGTCAAGACCCAGCCGAAGAGAGAACACGTCGCGGCGGGACATCTGCGCGAGCTGGAGGGCGTCGAGGTGTTCTGCCCCCGTCTCCGCTACCGCAAGGCGACCCGGCGGGGCAAAGTCTGGTGGGTCGAGGCCCTTTTTCCCGGCTACATCCTCGCCCGCTTCGTGCTGAGCGAGATGGAGCGGATGGTCATCTACTCCCAAGGAGTGCGCGGACTGGTGCGCTTCGGCAGCGAGGTGCCGCCGGTGGCGGAGTCTTTCGTCGAGTTGCTCCGGACGGAAATGGCGCGCAATTTCGCCGAAACCGAAGGTCTCGACGCTGAAATCCTGACGGTCGCGCCGCGCATCGAGA is part of the Haloferula helveola genome and encodes:
- a CDS encoding TAXI family TRAP transporter solute-binding subunit; translation: MNSKDLRRPYAILTISFAAAVVCLVVFLAFSSKSGRNLQLSSGQPGGVYLPLAEAIRTAVGDGEQGIEVIESAGSGENARRLQSGEADLALIQNDTVAVDGIRTLVPLHKDVLHFLVRDDSGILGPGDIEEKKIAVGLPDSGSHRVVEELIRHFEVDVSRTEILPMRIAEARDLLAEGKIDGLLMVLSLKSDAVEQLVAGGGVRLLGIGGDIGPGSEIEGFRLNYPYVEPYLIPVHAYSMPHDGKPGVPSAPIPTLAIRTVLAARADLPDTAARRITRMLAENRSRLTVGDREVSMMGTMDDTANLQFPLHDGAAQYFARNEPGFLVRYAEVIGLLFSLGVAGYGLFRAGGKWLLQQRKDRIDEYYLELNRILDGMLKPQSKDELVDIQKRLQMIRSTALHQLAKERLQPDESFRIFQTVLAEAGAQVRHKLQILQGS
- the dnaE gene encoding DNA polymerase III subunit alpha — protein: MSDSFVHLHVHTEYSLLDGMNRCKQLAKRAKELGMPAVAMTDHGNLFGAVEFFQACEAEGVKPIFGCEIYLAPGKMEDKKDVPGRKRATHMTLLAETDEGWTNLQKLVSKGHLEGLYYGKPRVDRDTLREFHEGIICLTGCISGPVNEWLLAGDEAKARETLEELVDIFGKDNVYVEIHDHGLEKQREVMPKLIALAKEFGLKPVAANDAHFLTRADHEAHDVMICIGTGRLLIDENRMRYPEEVYFKTAEEMRELFAEVPGACDATLEIAERCRVEMKLDATSSEKYPQFESPDGSPRDEYFRKVCFDGLVERYGEEKAADPELCKRLDYEIDTINQLGFASYFLITADFINWAKDHGIPVGPGRGSAAGSLVAYTMGITDICPMRFGLLFERFLNPERVSPPDVDIDFCQTRRPEVIDYVRHKYGERSVSHIITYGTLGAKSVIRDVARVMGISYGEADQIAKMIEAKPGVKLKGEWDSKAELRELIESSSTYQELWDAALKLEGLTRNVGVHAAGVVIGDRPLDDHVPLTRASEGEVVTQYDMGAITEVGLLKMDFLGLKNLTVIKDAIAHIHVHTPDFDIYEIPLDDSKTFEILNRGETMGVFQLESGGMVETCRKYGITKIEDIIDLLALYRPGAMQFIDQMIEVKRGKQPFYEHPLLEEVCGETYGVMIYQEQVQNAAKKLAGYTLGGADLLRRAMGKKDPAKMAKERDKFVAGCRETNGIDEKLANAIFDKIAMFAGYGFNKSHSACYGHISYWTAYLKANFPVEFMAGLLSNEINNTDKIGVFVAECHRMKIEILPPDLNESKLRFAPEETPNGAMAIRYGLAAIKNVGEGAMAQAIAEREAKGRFESLEDFANRLDSKVVNKRILENLIKAGAFDWTGEGRAQMVSRLEQVCASASSLQRDRAAGQVSMFDAMDFGAPPPSAATAVEEVEEWTKDERLVMEKELLGFYVTGHPLDKFRAVLDSDRYQKLGLVDEIEVRNPRDRFPFAGMVRSVDARLTKTGKPFGILVVEDFTGSREIMVWGESYVPARDAGILVPGKVIRFKAQIQIDDRTDSRRLTGSEINELKTRGKGSNGKSVELALWTARHSEQDLKEIRAVLTEHPGKTPVLIHFQNSAGKRATVELGESFKVRRGAKLEAALGRWLNE
- a CDS encoding GbsR/MarR family transcriptional regulator produces the protein MPEVQEDGATPVAGLSSLERQVVDVFVDGVRVLGLPGSVGEIYGLLYVSRAPLSLDDLVLRLGISKGSASQGLRTLKGLGAVKEAEVAGARRTHYEAAVDLKRLVGGFIREQVRPHLESGQLKVGRLQEAVAAEDDRETREFYDERVAKLEGWMRRGRMLLPLMQKVLGQ
- a CDS encoding peptidoglycan endopeptidase; protein product: MKRRDWIMLSASALGFTACGRQITARQPVSYNFEHGQTAMLRGGIAFAPKRAPEAVKRAIQAGNRLQGKPYKWGGGHAVLNDTGYDCSGAVSYVLREAGLMQGQMPSSGFFNYGERGEGKWITVYVRKGHVFMTIAGLRLDTGWGSNRSGPRWLTKTRPGKGHVMRHPRGL
- the nusG gene encoding transcription termination/antitermination protein NusG encodes the protein MSSDADEAGWYCVKTQPKREHVAAGHLRELEGVEVFCPRLRYRKATRRGKVWWVEALFPGYILARFVLSEMERMVIYSQGVRGLVRFGSEVPPVAESFVELLRTEMARNFAETEGLDAEILTVAPRIEKGEEIEIASGPLGGFRGEVVAVLPGRERVKVLLDFLGQPQVVEVDLFSLLLPRKPLP
- a CDS encoding DUF2288 family protein; its protein translation is MSEPDRMKYRILGEDQQSDEEKIAKYTGEVAWSYLKPHCERGVLIWVDPELDLKTVAKAFIDDQSEQVANWLGNGDLVKTGELHAAQWEGGDELFTAVVVTPFVLMQQLGG
- a CDS encoding HAD family phosphatase, whose protein sequence is MNFDAVLFDFDGILVDTEWAIYEAWQRTFRAHDHDLPLETYTRCVGSDFDTWSPKTHLEDLTGRSFDWHQLDADRQVEIRADLEKSGPMPGVVALLDRLQTAGTPLAVVSSSNHAWVDGWLEKLRLAPYFNAVVCRGDAPRIKPAPDLWLEALRQLGKDGTSCLAIEDSLNGVHSAKEAGLTVWAVPNRTTACIDFSEADRVLPSLESVEWKSDTPV